Proteins from a single region of Prinia subflava isolate CZ2003 ecotype Zambia chromosome 10, Cam_Psub_1.2, whole genome shotgun sequence:
- the PCSK9 gene encoding proprotein convertase subtilisin/kexin type 9 isoform X2 has protein sequence MLRAGSEAELRGTARRLQARAARRGHRAELLHVFHLLPAFLVRMSSDILDTALKLPHVKSIEEDAFVFAQSIPWNLGRIVQPQPGSGAYSPPNKGDLVDIYLLDSSVQSTHREIEGRVTVTGFESIPGEDGNHFHGQASKCDSHGTHVAGVLSGRDAGVARGANIRSLRVLNCQGKGTVSGTLMALEFIERTLEAQPSAPLVLLPLAGAHSPALNAGCRRMVRMGAAVVAAAGNYKDDACLYSPASEPEVITVGATDSEDQPASIGTLGTNFGRCVDLFAPGDDIIGASSDCSTCFTAQSGTSQAAAHVAGIAAVLLSAQPRLSPAELRQRLLRFSTKSAMDTAWFPEEQRLLTPSSVAGLPPRLVAEEPLLCRSVWSGPARHAVAVARCASTEEMLGCSSVSHSGSRPGEHMEDRDGQRLCVAHGASRGVRAIARCCTGPRAECQIKAGSEGAECSPGHHVLTGCSFHSPSVVLGASGRPVAGLGRGPSRCASRTGAMAHALCCPSASLECRLEEHMALEPEEKVTVSCDDGWVLAGCHALSQGSRGAFPVDNSCVAAAGPGGSSAVAIAICCRGRQ, from the exons ATGCTGCGGGCGGGCAGCGAGGCCGAGCTGCGAGGCACGGCCCGGCGGCTGCAGGCCCGGGCGGCTCGCCGGGGACAccgggcagagctgctgcacgTCTTCCACCTCCTGCCCGCCTTCCTGGTGAGGATGAGCAGCGACATCCTGGACACG GCGCTGAAGCTGCCGCATGTGAAGTCCATTGAGGAGGATGCCTTCGTCTTTGCCCAGAGCATTCCCTGGAACCTGGGCAGGATCGTGCAGCCACAGCCCGGCTCAGGCGCCTACAGCCCTCCCA aTAAAGGTGACCTGGTGGACATTTACCTGCTGGACAGCAGCGTGCAGAGCACCCACCGGGAGATCGAGGGCAGGGTGACTGTGACTGGCTTCGAGAGCATCCCCGGGGAGGATGGCAACCACTTCCACGGGCAG GCCAGCAAGTGTGACAGCCACGGGACCCATGTGGCCGGAGTGCTGAGCGGGCGCGACGCCGGCGTGGCCAGGGGCGCCAACATCCGCAGCCTCCGGGTGCTGAACTGCCAGGGGAAGGGCACCGTCAGCGGCACCCTCATGG CCCTGGAGTTCATCGAGAGGACGCTGGAGGCTCAGCCGAGCGCGccgctggtgctgctgcccttggcCGGCGCGCACAGCCCCGCGCTGAACGCGGGCTGCCGGCGCATGGTCCGCATGGGAGCCGCGGTGGTGGCGGCTGCCGGCAACTACAAGGACGACGCCTGCCTCTACTCGCCTGCGTCTGAGCCCGAG GTCATCACCGTCGGTGCCACCGACAGCGAGGACCAGCCTGCCTCCATCGGCACCCTGGGCACCAACTTCGGCCGCTGTGTGGACCTGTTTGCCCCGGGGGACGACATCATCGGCGCCTCCAGCGACTGCAGCACGTGTTTCACCGCGCAGAGCGGCACCTCGCAGGCCGCCGCACACGTGGCAG GCATcgctgctgtgctgctcagcgCCCAGCCCCGGCTGAGCCCGGCCGAGCTCCGGCAGCGCCTCCTGCGCTTCTCCACCAAGAGCGCCATGGACACGGCGTGGTTCCCGGAGGAGCAGCGCCTCCTGACACCCAGCAGCGTGGCGGGGCTGCCCCCGCGGCTGGTGGCAG AGGAGCCGCTGCTGTGCCGCTCGGTGTGGTCAGGGCCGGCCCGGCACGCCGTGGCTGTGGCTCGCTGTGCCAGCACCGAGGAGATGCTCGGCTGCTCCAGCGTCTCCCACAGTGGCAGCCGGCCGGGGGAGCACATGGAG GACAGGGACGGGCAGAGGCTGTGCGTGGCCCATGGCGCCTCCCGGGGCGTTCGTGCCATCGCCAGGTGCTGCACGGGGCCCAGGGCTGAGTGCCAGATCAAGGCTGGCTCCGAGGGGGCCGAGTGCTCCCCAGGACACCACGTGCTGACCG GCTGCAGTTTCCACTCCCCGTCCGTGGTGCTGGGAGCCAGTGGCAGGCCCGTggcggggctggggagggggcccAGCCGCTgtgccagcaggacaggggcGATGGCACAcgccctgtgctgcccctctgccagccTCGAGTGCCGGCTGGAGGAGCACATGGCCCTGGAGCCTGAGGAGAAG GTGACAGTGTCCTGTGACGATGGCTGGGTGCTGGCGGGCTGTCACGCCCTttcccagggctccaggggagCCTTCCCCGTGGACAATTCCTGTGTGGCAGCCGCTGGCCCTGGCGGCAGCTCGGCCGTGGCCATCGCCATCTGCTGCCGGGGCCGGCAGTAg
- the PCSK9 gene encoding proprotein convertase subtilisin/kexin type 9 isoform X1, with amino-acid sequence MSPRALALVLALAELVLAPGAAEEGEAAVGAAPPGPAAFHRAAKASWRLPGRYVVMLRAGSEAELRGTARRLQARAARRGHRAELLHVFHLLPAFLVRMSSDILDTALKLPHVKSIEEDAFVFAQSIPWNLGRIVQPQPGSGAYSPPNKGDLVDIYLLDSSVQSTHREIEGRVTVTGFESIPGEDGNHFHGQASKCDSHGTHVAGVLSGRDAGVARGANIRSLRVLNCQGKGTVSGTLMALEFIERTLEAQPSAPLVLLPLAGAHSPALNAGCRRMVRMGAAVVAAAGNYKDDACLYSPASEPEVITVGATDSEDQPASIGTLGTNFGRCVDLFAPGDDIIGASSDCSTCFTAQSGTSQAAAHVAGIAAVLLSAQPRLSPAELRQRLLRFSTKSAMDTAWFPEEQRLLTPSSVAGLPPRLVAEEPLLCRSVWSGPARHAVAVARCASTEEMLGCSSVSHSGSRPGEHMEDRDGQRLCVAHGASRGVRAIARCCTGPRAECQIKAGSEGAECSPGHHVLTGCSFHSPSVVLGASGRPVAGLGRGPSRCASRTGAMAHALCCPSASLECRLEEHMALEPEEKVTVSCDDGWVLAGCHALSQGSRGAFPVDNSCVAAAGPGGSSAVAIAICCRGRQ; translated from the exons ATGTCCCCGCGGGCGCTGGCGCTGGTGCTGGCACTGGCGGAGTTGGTTCTGGCCCCGGGGGCGGCCGAGGAAGGGGAAGCCGCCGTcggggccgccccgccgggaCCCGCTGCGTTCCATCGCGCCGCCAAG GCGTCGTGGCGGCTGCCCGGGCGCTACGTGGTGATGCTGCGGGCGGGCAGCGAGGCCGAGCTGCGAGGCACGGCCCGGCGGCTGCAGGCCCGGGCGGCTCGCCGGGGACAccgggcagagctgctgcacgTCTTCCACCTCCTGCCCGCCTTCCTGGTGAGGATGAGCAGCGACATCCTGGACACG GCGCTGAAGCTGCCGCATGTGAAGTCCATTGAGGAGGATGCCTTCGTCTTTGCCCAGAGCATTCCCTGGAACCTGGGCAGGATCGTGCAGCCACAGCCCGGCTCAGGCGCCTACAGCCCTCCCA aTAAAGGTGACCTGGTGGACATTTACCTGCTGGACAGCAGCGTGCAGAGCACCCACCGGGAGATCGAGGGCAGGGTGACTGTGACTGGCTTCGAGAGCATCCCCGGGGAGGATGGCAACCACTTCCACGGGCAG GCCAGCAAGTGTGACAGCCACGGGACCCATGTGGCCGGAGTGCTGAGCGGGCGCGACGCCGGCGTGGCCAGGGGCGCCAACATCCGCAGCCTCCGGGTGCTGAACTGCCAGGGGAAGGGCACCGTCAGCGGCACCCTCATGG CCCTGGAGTTCATCGAGAGGACGCTGGAGGCTCAGCCGAGCGCGccgctggtgctgctgcccttggcCGGCGCGCACAGCCCCGCGCTGAACGCGGGCTGCCGGCGCATGGTCCGCATGGGAGCCGCGGTGGTGGCGGCTGCCGGCAACTACAAGGACGACGCCTGCCTCTACTCGCCTGCGTCTGAGCCCGAG GTCATCACCGTCGGTGCCACCGACAGCGAGGACCAGCCTGCCTCCATCGGCACCCTGGGCACCAACTTCGGCCGCTGTGTGGACCTGTTTGCCCCGGGGGACGACATCATCGGCGCCTCCAGCGACTGCAGCACGTGTTTCACCGCGCAGAGCGGCACCTCGCAGGCCGCCGCACACGTGGCAG GCATcgctgctgtgctgctcagcgCCCAGCCCCGGCTGAGCCCGGCCGAGCTCCGGCAGCGCCTCCTGCGCTTCTCCACCAAGAGCGCCATGGACACGGCGTGGTTCCCGGAGGAGCAGCGCCTCCTGACACCCAGCAGCGTGGCGGGGCTGCCCCCGCGGCTGGTGGCAG AGGAGCCGCTGCTGTGCCGCTCGGTGTGGTCAGGGCCGGCCCGGCACGCCGTGGCTGTGGCTCGCTGTGCCAGCACCGAGGAGATGCTCGGCTGCTCCAGCGTCTCCCACAGTGGCAGCCGGCCGGGGGAGCACATGGAG GACAGGGACGGGCAGAGGCTGTGCGTGGCCCATGGCGCCTCCCGGGGCGTTCGTGCCATCGCCAGGTGCTGCACGGGGCCCAGGGCTGAGTGCCAGATCAAGGCTGGCTCCGAGGGGGCCGAGTGCTCCCCAGGACACCACGTGCTGACCG GCTGCAGTTTCCACTCCCCGTCCGTGGTGCTGGGAGCCAGTGGCAGGCCCGTggcggggctggggagggggcccAGCCGCTgtgccagcaggacaggggcGATGGCACAcgccctgtgctgcccctctgccagccTCGAGTGCCGGCTGGAGGAGCACATGGCCCTGGAGCCTGAGGAGAAG GTGACAGTGTCCTGTGACGATGGCTGGGTGCTGGCGGGCTGTCACGCCCTttcccagggctccaggggagCCTTCCCCGTGGACAATTCCTGTGTGGCAGCCGCTGGCCCTGGCGGCAGCTCGGCCGTGGCCATCGCCATCTGCTGCCGGGGCCGGCAGTAg